One Halobaculum roseum DNA segment encodes these proteins:
- a CDS encoding S26 family signal peptidase codes for MSDEGRSPDDPLSRFLHAETGAAVFIREVLTSVLAVALIGLLLFAVSGVWPPMVAVESGSMEPHMERGDLVFITEPDRFSPEFAYGDTGIVTYETGASEGYGTFGEPGSVIVYHPPGSGGSPIIHRARLHVEEGENWVDRANPDYLPATSCEGVSACPAPYDGFITKGDANAEYDQVSGIAPVVKSEWIHGVARVRVPYLGYVRLVFSEAILVQSNGPGDGLVSASDSGGEGVAAAEPPTVESNATSTVGSNTAPTAGSNATVPPTPVDGSTGGTPTATTA; via the coding sequence ATGAGCGACGAGGGGCGGTCGCCCGACGACCCGCTGTCACGGTTCCTCCACGCCGAGACGGGCGCGGCGGTGTTCATCCGTGAGGTGCTCACGTCGGTGCTCGCGGTCGCGCTGATCGGACTCCTGTTGTTCGCCGTCTCGGGCGTCTGGCCCCCGATGGTCGCCGTCGAGTCCGGGAGCATGGAACCGCACATGGAGCGCGGCGACCTCGTGTTCATCACGGAACCCGACCGGTTCTCGCCCGAGTTCGCCTACGGCGACACCGGGATCGTCACCTACGAGACCGGCGCGTCGGAGGGGTACGGTACCTTCGGCGAGCCGGGTTCCGTGATCGTGTATCACCCGCCCGGGTCCGGTGGCTCGCCGATCATTCACCGGGCGCGCCTGCATGTCGAGGAGGGGGAAAACTGGGTCGACCGCGCGAACCCCGACTACCTCCCCGCGACCTCGTGTGAGGGCGTCTCCGCCTGTCCGGCCCCGTACGACGGGTTCATCACGAAGGGCGACGCGAACGCCGAGTACGACCAGGTGAGCGGCATCGCCCCCGTCGTGAAGTCCGAGTGGATCCACGGGGTCGCCCGCGTTCGCGTCCCGTATCTCGGATACGTCCGGCTCGTCTTCTCGGAAGCGATACTCGTACAGTCGAACGGGCCGGGAGATGGCCTGGTGAGCGCCTCCGACTCCGGCGGCGAGGGTGTCGCCGCGGCCGAACCGCCGACGGTCGAGTCGAACGCGACATCGACGGTCGGATCGAACACGGCGCCGACGGCCGGATCGAACGCGACCGTGCCGCCGACCCCGGTCGACGGGTCGACCGGCGGGACGCCGACCGCCACGACTGCGTAG
- a CDS encoding Cdc6/Cdc18 family protein has translation MEPDSTPTGTSVADEGETAKGGHDDHNDAGHDENDRNDDARDAVDYDDADLPDRDTAGDTDVGADGTSFNFGSGSRSRTDVDLDVDEVLADEDDEASTGLFDDLLSGEPIFENKEVLRPSYTPHELPHRKDQINKMATILVSALRGETPSNILIYGKTGTGKTASAKFVSQELESTSQKYDVPCEVEYINCEVTDTQYRVLAQLANKFIEKNEAVIGDRLDDLRDLRSAAADDDGALGGTEFASVSDVDDRIADLESDREEMEEVPMTGWPTDRVYSTFFDAVDYHERVVVIMLDEIDKLVEKSGDDTLYNLSRMNSELENSRISIMGISNDLKFTDFLDPRVKSSLGEEEIVFPPYDANQLRDILQHRSDIAFKGDALTEDVIPLCAAFAAQEHGDARRALDLLRTAGELAERSQADLVEEAHVRQAQDKIELDRVVEVVRTLPTQSKIVLFSIILLEQNGVHNVNTGEVFNIYKRLCEEIDADVLTQRRVTDLISELDMLGIVNAVVVSKGRYGRTKEISLSVPIDETEAVLLSDSRLGDIEDVQPFVQARFDN, from the coding sequence GTGGAACCGGATTCCACGCCGACCGGAACGTCCGTCGCGGACGAAGGCGAGACAGCGAAGGGAGGCCACGACGACCACAACGACGCGGGCCACGACGAAAACGATCGTAACGACGACGCCCGCGACGCGGTTGACTACGACGACGCTGACCTCCCCGACCGGGACACCGCCGGCGACACCGATGTCGGCGCGGACGGAACGTCGTTCAATTTCGGGTCCGGGTCGCGGTCGCGGACGGACGTGGATCTCGACGTCGACGAGGTGCTGGCGGACGAGGACGACGAAGCCAGCACCGGACTGTTCGACGACCTCCTCTCGGGCGAGCCCATCTTCGAGAACAAGGAGGTGCTTCGACCCTCGTACACGCCCCACGAACTTCCCCACCGGAAGGACCAGATCAACAAGATGGCGACGATCCTCGTGTCCGCGCTACGCGGGGAGACGCCGTCGAACATCCTCATCTACGGGAAGACGGGAACCGGAAAGACGGCCTCGGCCAAGTTCGTCTCGCAGGAACTCGAATCGACGAGTCAGAAGTACGACGTTCCCTGCGAGGTCGAGTACATCAACTGCGAGGTGACCGACACCCAGTACCGTGTGCTCGCGCAGCTCGCGAACAAGTTCATCGAGAAGAACGAGGCGGTCATCGGCGACCGTCTCGACGACCTGCGGGACCTCCGCTCCGCGGCTGCCGACGACGACGGCGCGCTCGGCGGGACCGAGTTCGCCTCGGTCTCCGATGTCGACGACCGCATCGCCGACCTCGAGTCGGACCGCGAGGAGATGGAGGAGGTGCCGATGACCGGATGGCCGACCGACCGCGTCTACTCGACGTTCTTCGACGCCGTCGACTATCACGAGCGCGTCGTCGTCATCATGCTCGACGAGATCGACAAGCTCGTCGAGAAGTCCGGCGACGACACGCTGTACAACCTCTCTCGGATGAACTCCGAACTGGAGAACTCCCGGATCTCCATCATGGGGATCTCCAACGACCTGAAGTTCACCGACTTCCTCGACCCCCGCGTCAAGTCGAGCCTCGGCGAGGAGGAGATCGTCTTCCCGCCGTACGACGCGAACCAGCTGCGGGACATCCTCCAGCACCGTTCCGACATCGCGTTCAAGGGCGACGCGCTCACCGAGGACGTGATCCCGCTGTGTGCCGCCTTCGCCGCGCAGGAACACGGCGACGCGCGGCGGGCGCTCGATCTGCTGCGCACCGCGGGCGAACTCGCCGAACGCTCGCAGGCGGACCTCGTCGAGGAGGCGCACGTCCGGCAGGCGCAGGACAAGATCGAGTTGGACCGCGTCGTCGAGGTCGTTCGGACGCTCCCGACCCAAAGCAAGATCGTCCTCTTTTCGATCATCCTGCTGGAGCAGAACGGCGTCCACAACGTCAACACCGGCGAGGTGTTCAACATCTACAAGCGCCTCTGTGAGGAGATCGACGCCGACGTGCTCACCCAACGGCGCGTCACCGACCTCATCTCCGAACTCGACATGCTGGGGATAGTCAACGCCGTCGTCGTCTCGAAGGGACGCTACGGCCGCACGAAGGAGATCTCCCTGTCGGTCCCGATCGACGAAACCGAGGCGGTCCTGCTGTCGGACTCCCGCCTCGGCGACATCGAGGACGTCCAGCCGTTCGTCCAGGCCCGATTCGATAACTGA
- a CDS encoding DNA-directed DNA polymerase II small subunit, protein MPLETSSRVVQALARRGYNAEREAVTLIAESSSPEVALEAAIETAPEDALVLTAPHVREALDAGPIPDPKQVDDANRSSASNATGPASDDTASATTETPSAGTDTASSSTTDDLTREDPSVSSGTPAREPQQDAETDPDETKGTGAGDRSPTPPVVANDMTGASTGTGAYDEFVGVFRDRYERLSGQLRGRVNHRPADSIEAMGGGADVELIGLVNDIRSTASGHWLVELEDTTGTFPCLVMKDRDIADLVDELLMDECIAVSGTLADDAGIVFVDAIHFPDVPRTYRPSTADRHVQAALISDVHVGSQEFLADAWGRFADWLHTEEAETVEYLLIAGDMVEGVGVYPNQDEELDIVDIYDQYETFSEHLKEVPGDMEIVMIPGNHDAVRLAEPQPGFDEELRGIMSAHDPQIVSNPAVVDVEGVSVLMYHGVSLDEVIAELPEEKASYDEPHKAMYQLLKKRHVAPQFGGKTRVAPEERDYLVIDEVPDVFHTGHVHKLGWGKYHNVLAVNSGCWQAQTDFQKSVNIDPDVAHAPILDLDTLDMTVRKFV, encoded by the coding sequence GTGCCGCTGGAGACGTCCTCCCGAGTCGTGCAGGCGCTCGCCCGCCGCGGGTACAACGCCGAGCGGGAGGCCGTCACCCTCATCGCCGAGTCGTCGTCGCCCGAGGTCGCACTCGAGGCGGCCATCGAGACCGCCCCCGAGGACGCGCTCGTCCTCACCGCCCCCCACGTCCGCGAGGCGCTCGACGCAGGCCCGATTCCGGACCCGAAACAGGTCGACGACGCGAACCGGTCGTCCGCGTCGAACGCCACCGGGCCCGCGTCGGACGATACCGCATCAGCGACGACCGAAACCCCCTCCGCCGGGACCGACACTGCGTCCTCGTCGACGACGGACGACCTCACACGAGAAGACCCCTCCGTTTCGAGTGGAACACCCGCCCGAGAACCGCAACAGGACGCTGAGACCGATCCAGACGAAACGAAGGGGACCGGAGCCGGCGATCGCTCTCCGACCCCGCCCGTCGTCGCGAACGACATGACCGGAGCGTCGACCGGGACGGGGGCGTACGACGAGTTCGTCGGCGTGTTCCGGGACCGCTACGAACGGCTCTCCGGACAGCTTCGGGGTCGCGTCAATCACCGGCCCGCCGACTCCATCGAGGCGATGGGCGGCGGCGCAGACGTGGAACTGATCGGCCTCGTCAACGACATCAGATCGACCGCGTCGGGGCACTGGCTCGTCGAACTGGAGGACACCACCGGGACGTTCCCGTGTCTCGTGATGAAGGACCGCGACATCGCGGACCTGGTGGACGAACTGCTCATGGACGAGTGTATCGCGGTCTCGGGGACGCTCGCGGACGACGCGGGCATCGTCTTCGTCGACGCGATCCACTTTCCCGACGTGCCCCGGACGTACCGTCCGAGCACCGCCGACCGCCACGTGCAGGCGGCGCTCATCTCGGACGTGCACGTCGGGTCCCAGGAGTTCCTCGCCGACGCGTGGGGGCGCTTCGCCGACTGGCTCCACACCGAGGAGGCCGAGACCGTCGAGTACCTGCTCATCGCCGGGGACATGGTCGAGGGGGTCGGCGTCTACCCGAACCAGGACGAGGAGCTCGATATCGTCGACATCTACGACCAGTACGAGACGTTCTCGGAGCACCTGAAGGAGGTGCCCGGCGACATGGAGATCGTCATGATCCCCGGGAACCACGACGCGGTTCGCCTCGCCGAGCCGCAGCCGGGGTTCGACGAGGAGCTCCGCGGGATCATGAGCGCGCACGACCCCCAGATCGTGAGCAACCCCGCGGTGGTCGATGTGGAGGGCGTCTCGGTCCTGATGTACCACGGCGTCTCCCTCGACGAGGTGATCGCCGAGTTGCCCGAGGAGAAGGCCAGCTACGACGAGCCGCACAAGGCGATGTACCAGCTCCTCAAGAAACGCCACGTCGCCCCGCAGTTCGGGGGGAAGACCCGCGTGGCACCCGAGGAACGCGACTACCTCGTCATCGACGAGGTGCCGGACGTGTTCCACACCGGCCACGTCCACAAGCTCGGGTGGGGCAAGTACCACAACGTCCTCGCGGTCAACTCCGGCTGCTGGCAGGCCCAGACCGACTTCCAGAAGTCCGTCAACATCGACCCCGACGTGGCCCACGCGCCGATCCTCGATCTGGACACGCTCGACATGACGGTCCGGAAGTTCGTTTGA
- a CDS encoding Era-like GTP-binding protein, with the protein MGLLTNLRDSITRVTDRLFADDEPKRIGIYGPPNAGKTTLANRIARDWTGDAVGPESHIPHETRRARRKENVEIERNGKTVTIDIVDTPGVTTKVDYKEFLDHDMEKEDAVKRSREATEGVAEAMHWLREDVDGVIYVLDSTTDPFTQVNTMLIGIIESQDLPVLIFANKVDLDEADVKRIADAFPQHETVPLSALEGDNMDEVYEKIAEYFG; encoded by the coding sequence ATGGGTCTGCTCACCAATCTCAGGGACAGTATTACACGGGTCACCGATCGGCTCTTCGCCGACGACGAGCCCAAACGGATCGGGATATACGGCCCGCCGAACGCGGGCAAGACGACGCTGGCGAACCGTATCGCCCGCGACTGGACCGGCGACGCCGTCGGTCCCGAGAGTCACATCCCACACGAGACGCGTCGCGCGCGAAGGAAGGAGAACGTCGAGATCGAACGGAACGGCAAGACGGTCACCATCGACATCGTGGACACGCCCGGCGTGACGACGAAGGTCGACTACAAGGAGTTCCTCGACCACGACATGGAGAAGGAGGACGCCGTCAAGCGGTCGCGGGAGGCGACAGAGGGCGTCGCGGAGGCGATGCACTGGCTCCGCGAGGACGTCGACGGCGTCATCTACGTGCTCGACTCCACGACCGACCCGTTCACGCAGGTCAACACGATGCTCATCGGGATCATCGAGAGCCAGGACCTCCCGGTGCTCATCTTCGCGAACAAGGTGGACCTCGACGAGGCGGACGTGAAGCGCATCGCCGACGCGTTCCCGCAACACGAGACGGTGCCGCTGTCGGCGCTGGAGGGGGACAACATGGACGAAGTGTACGAGAAGATCGCGGAGTACTTCGGATAA
- a CDS encoding class I SAM-dependent methyltransferase: MSVRDEFDAWAADGRDKGMEERHWHTAKHVLSRMPVEDGDRVLDLGTGSGYALRALAESTGMTRGYGLDGAPEMARNAREYALDAATAADLGFVVGDFGHLPFADDSLDHAFTMEAFYYSDDPHETLREVARVLKPGGTFYCAVNYYEENVHSHDWQENISVDMTRWDAARYRDAFREAGLHVAEQDNVADRETDIPPAEEFPTDSWDTREAMVERYRELGTLLTVGVAP; this comes from the coding sequence ATGAGCGTTCGCGACGAGTTCGACGCCTGGGCCGCCGACGGCCGCGACAAGGGGATGGAGGAGCGCCACTGGCACACCGCCAAGCACGTGCTCTCGCGGATGCCCGTCGAGGACGGCGACCGCGTGCTCGATCTGGGCACCGGCAGCGGCTACGCGCTGCGCGCGCTCGCCGAGTCCACGGGGATGACCCGCGGCTACGGGCTCGACGGCGCCCCCGAGATGGCCCGCAACGCCCGCGAGTACGCCCTCGACGCGGCGACGGCGGCCGACCTGGGGTTCGTCGTCGGCGACTTCGGCCACCTCCCCTTCGCGGACGACTCGCTGGATCACGCGTTCACCATGGAGGCGTTCTACTACAGCGACGACCCCCACGAGACGCTTCGGGAGGTCGCGCGCGTGCTGAAGCCCGGCGGGACGTTCTACTGTGCGGTCAACTACTACGAGGAGAACGTCCACAGCCACGACTGGCAGGAGAACATCTCCGTCGACATGACCCGCTGGGACGCCGCCCGGTACCGCGACGCCTTCCGCGAGGCCGGCCTTCACGTCGCCGAACAGGACAACGTCGCCGACCGCGAGACCGACATCCCGCCGGCCGAGGAGTTCCCCACCGACTCGTGGGACACGCGAGAGGCGATGGTCGAGCGCTACCGCGAGCTCGGGACGCTGCTCACCGTCGGCGTGGCGCCCTGA
- a CDS encoding ABC transporter ATP-binding protein — translation MGEESPSSGRSDSAGPPDRSGSRERSDPAVRLENLRVEYGSTTALDGIDLAVDEGEFFTLVGPSGCGKTTTLRCLAGFEEPTAGSVHIGGESMAGVPPEARGVGVVFQSYALFPHMTVGENVAYGLRFSGAPEGTTKDERVTELLELVDLPGFTDRDPDTLSGGQQQRVALARALAPEPRLLLLDEPMSALDARLRERLRVQVRAIQRELDITTVYVTHDQEEALSVSDRVAVIDDGGIEQVGPPRELYDAPATRFVAEFLGDNNVFAGSVVAAGGDRARDAATARSDGGDPLRLRVDGGGTLPLPSDAATDIRDGDRLVVCVRPERVRVRRGRDDGDRGHDGRGSRDDRDGPEPAADMSRDGATDAATWLSATVQGSEFLGDATRLHSDWDGVDVTARTAGDRSFDAGDAVALGVAPEDVRVVERE, via the coding sequence GTGGGTGAGGAGTCCCCGTCGTCCGGGCGGTCGGACTCGGCGGGTCCGCCAGATCGATCAGGGTCGCGCGAGCGCTCCGACCCGGCGGTTCGACTGGAGAACCTCCGGGTCGAATACGGGTCGACCACCGCGCTCGACGGCATCGACCTGGCGGTCGACGAGGGGGAGTTCTTCACGCTCGTCGGCCCCTCGGGGTGCGGCAAAACCACCACACTGCGGTGTCTCGCGGGGTTCGAGGAGCCGACCGCCGGGTCGGTTCACATCGGCGGCGAGTCGATGGCGGGGGTTCCACCCGAAGCGAGGGGGGTCGGCGTCGTGTTCCAGAGCTACGCGCTGTTCCCCCACATGACCGTCGGCGAGAACGTCGCCTACGGCCTCCGCTTCTCGGGGGCGCCGGAGGGAACCACGAAGGACGAACGCGTGACTGAGCTGCTGGAGCTGGTCGATCTGCCGGGGTTCACCGACCGCGACCCCGACACCCTCTCGGGGGGCCAACAGCAGCGGGTGGCGCTGGCGCGGGCGCTGGCGCCCGAGCCGCGGCTGCTCCTGCTCGACGAGCCGATGTCGGCGCTGGACGCGCGCCTGCGCGAGCGGCTCCGTGTGCAGGTGCGGGCGATCCAGCGCGAACTCGACATCACGACGGTGTACGTCACCCACGACCAGGAGGAGGCGCTGTCGGTCTCCGACCGCGTCGCCGTGATCGACGACGGCGGGATCGAGCAGGTCGGCCCGCCCCGCGAGCTGTACGACGCGCCGGCGACGCGGTTCGTCGCGGAATTCCTCGGCGACAACAACGTGTTCGCGGGGTCGGTCGTCGCGGCCGGCGGCGACCGCGCCCGCGACGCGGCGACCGCGCGGAGCGACGGCGGCGACCCGCTGCGCCTCCGCGTCGACGGGGGCGGGACGCTCCCCCTCCCGAGCGACGCGGCGACTGACATCCGCGACGGCGACCGACTCGTCGTCTGCGTGCGTCCCGAACGGGTCCGGGTCCGTCGCGGGCGCGACGACGGCGACCGGGGCCACGACGGCCGCGGCAGCAGGGACGACCGCGACGGCCCGGAACCGGCGGCCGACATGTCGCGGGACGGGGCGACCGATGCCGCCACGTGGTTGTCGGCGACCGTCCAGGGTTCCGAGTTCCTCGGGGACGCGACGCGGCTCCACTCCGACTGGGACGGGGTCGACGTGACCGCCCGAACAGCCGGCGACCGGTCCTTCGACGCGGGCGACGCCGTGGCCCTCGGCGTCGCCCCCGAGGACGTTCGCGTCGTCGAGCGGGAGTGA
- a CDS encoding DUF7089 family protein — MAGFERRTLAPPVAAVREAYAPDSVVLDAGADFETLPPEAAEELGLLVDAVDPAAYPREWLPDDAPAQLRRYAGSDFTIGMPGDGTVVWTRQTTPPTVIAKKRAEGTPEDFLAFLLSEAFVELSLDVPEHFLPFFGESYRNLAAATPLGPNETYQLAAALFDAWVGIQSREEFAGWAADAGGNGDTGTDGNADAVADADAGATAHPEIHAAWADAGDRLVGRLENLPAEVARGDLSFTAATEYACAAVKHDLDLPAPFSALDTAAYRDHGADYAVRWAEKTFEKLGE; from the coding sequence ATGGCCGGCTTCGAGCGCCGAACGCTCGCGCCGCCCGTCGCGGCCGTCCGCGAGGCGTACGCACCCGACAGCGTCGTCCTCGACGCCGGGGCGGACTTCGAGACGCTTCCGCCGGAGGCCGCAGAGGAGCTCGGCCTGCTGGTCGACGCGGTCGATCCCGCGGCGTACCCGAGGGAGTGGCTGCCCGACGACGCGCCGGCACAGCTCCGGCGGTACGCGGGGTCGGACTTCACTATCGGGATGCCCGGCGACGGCACCGTCGTGTGGACCCGGCAGACGACGCCGCCGACGGTCATCGCGAAGAAGCGTGCCGAGGGCACGCCCGAGGACTTCCTCGCGTTCCTGCTGTCCGAGGCGTTCGTCGAGCTGTCGCTGGACGTTCCCGAGCACTTCCTCCCCTTCTTCGGCGAGTCGTACCGCAACCTCGCGGCGGCGACGCCGCTGGGCCCCAACGAGACGTATCAGCTCGCGGCGGCGCTGTTCGACGCCTGGGTCGGCATCCAGTCGCGCGAGGAGTTCGCCGGCTGGGCCGCGGACGCCGGCGGCAACGGCGATACGGGAACCGACGGCAACGCGGACGCCGTCGCCGACGCGGATGCCGGGGCTACCGCCCACCCCGAGATCCACGCCGCGTGGGCCGACGCCGGCGACCGCCTCGTCGGTCGTCTGGAGAACCTCCCGGCGGAGGTCGCCCGCGGCGACCTCTCGTTCACCGCGGCGACGGAGTACGCCTGCGCGGCGGTGAAACACGATCTCGACCTCCCGGCGCCGTTCTCGGCGCTCGACACCGCCGCCTACCGCGACCACGGCGCCGACTACGCGGTCCGGTGGGCCGAGAAGACGTTCGAGAAGCTCGGCGAGTAA
- a CDS encoding DUF2073 domain-containing protein → MPEATTPEDGEDGVRIDLISGARMEGLTSMEKIRLILDSVRDGDIVVLEAGLSPEEESKLIEVTMTEISPDDFSGIEIETYPTSGQPNQGLVGRLLGKEETANKLTVIGPANQIETLHKDEDLISALVSRK, encoded by the coding sequence ATGCCCGAAGCCACCACACCGGAAGACGGGGAGGACGGCGTCCGCATCGACCTGATCAGCGGCGCCCGGATGGAGGGGCTCACCTCGATGGAGAAGATCCGGCTCATCCTCGACTCCGTCCGCGACGGCGACATCGTCGTCCTGGAGGCCGGGCTCTCCCCCGAGGAGGAGTCGAAGCTCATCGAGGTCACGATGACCGAGATCAGCCCCGACGACTTCTCGGGCATCGAGATCGAGACGTACCCGACGAGCGGGCAGCCGAACCAGGGGCTCGTCGGTCGCCTCCTCGGCAAGGAGGAGACCGCCAACAAGCTGACCGTGATCGGGCCGGCGAACCAGATCGAGACGCTGCACAAGGACGAGGACCTCATCAGCGCGCTCGTCTCCCGGAAGTAA
- a CDS encoding Zn-ribbon domain-containing protein — protein sequence MPHQCTNCGRTFADGSKEMLSGCPDCGGNKFQFRPAGATDSAPPETAESGDRGASAPSRDDADRDPSAGSDPSTADPSASAVDAGSASPSTEADDSSRTAPDTEDGAQASARSDVVSPDELAAAAEPTESTSEPPESRQTDDEPAQGEEPADPNLDALRQKLNDQFESIRIVSPGQYELNLMELYDREEYIISLREDGRYVIEMPEGWDDR from the coding sequence ATGCCCCACCAGTGTACCAACTGCGGCCGCACGTTCGCCGACGGCTCCAAGGAGATGCTCTCCGGGTGTCCCGACTGCGGCGGCAACAAGTTCCAGTTCCGCCCCGCGGGAGCGACCGACTCGGCTCCACCCGAAACGGCGGAGTCCGGGGATCGCGGCGCTTCGGCGCCCTCGCGTGACGACGCGGACCGCGACCCCTCCGCGGGCTCCGATCCGTCCACGGCCGATCCCTCGGCGAGCGCGGTCGACGCCGGTTCGGCGTCGCCGTCGACGGAAGCGGACGACTCCTCCCGAACGGCGCCCGACACCGAGGACGGCGCCCAGGCGAGCGCGCGGTCGGACGTGGTCTCGCCGGACGAACTCGCGGCGGCGGCCGAACCGACCGAGTCCACGTCGGAGCCCCCCGAGTCTCGGCAGACCGACGACGAGCCCGCTCAGGGGGAGGAACCGGCGGACCCGAACCTCGACGCGCTCCGCCAGAAGCTCAACGACCAGTTCGAGTCCATCCGGATCGTCAGCCCGGGGCAGTACGAACTGAACCTCATGGAGCTGTACGACCGCGAGGAGTACATTATCTCGCTGCGCGAGGACGGGCGGTACGTCATCGAGATGCCCGAGGGTTGGGACGACCGCTGA
- a CDS encoding MATE family efflux transporter has product MLSALRERLRSALFAFPSLLATLGLVDRRKGEEAFDLAVPVMVTGGLRTLLRVADFLMVGVYAGGAAIAALEFGFQYYFIPFGLALALTSGTISVVSRFQGGDEPAEANFAIKQSLWLALLLAVPITVFTHFFAEELIGVLTNDPRTIALGGDYLRVVMYSVGFRFWSMIAARALAGSGDTRTPMYVRLLTLPTNVGLNAALIFGLGPFPELGVVGAAWGTVAATTLAGVVFGWALLSGRYTVRLPVGGKQWDTEVARELVRVSLPLAGTRLSRTFGRFPFLFLLGVLGTEVVAAYAIGRRVMLLALMPAWGYSTAASTLVGQAIGAGDDEEADEYGWQTLRLALVTQLLIGALIALAARPIAAAFGSENLELTVTFVRVFGLGVAGFAVSRTMRGGLRGAGDTRWPFYGGIISTYLVRLPIAALALPAGYAATLFTGPLAATVGLAPLVVPLPGMGLGLLAVFAAILGDMYARAAVNLVRYHSDAWKAVARESGVGASADAD; this is encoded by the coding sequence ATGCTCTCCGCGCTTCGCGAGCGCCTCCGTTCGGCGCTGTTCGCCTTCCCCTCGCTGTTGGCTACGCTCGGGCTGGTCGACCGGCGGAAGGGGGAGGAGGCGTTCGACCTCGCGGTTCCGGTGATGGTGACCGGCGGCCTGCGGACGCTCCTCCGGGTCGCGGACTTCCTGATGGTCGGGGTGTACGCCGGGGGCGCGGCGATCGCGGCGCTGGAGTTCGGGTTTCAGTACTACTTCATCCCGTTCGGGCTGGCGCTGGCACTCACGTCCGGGACGATCAGCGTCGTCTCCCGGTTTCAGGGCGGCGACGAGCCCGCTGAGGCGAACTTCGCGATCAAGCAGTCGCTGTGGCTCGCGCTCCTCCTCGCGGTTCCGATCACCGTCTTCACGCACTTCTTCGCCGAGGAGCTGATCGGCGTCCTCACCAACGACCCGCGGACGATCGCCCTCGGCGGCGACTACCTCCGGGTGGTGATGTACTCCGTCGGCTTCCGCTTCTGGTCGATGATCGCCGCCCGCGCGCTCGCGGGGTCTGGCGACACACGCACCCCGATGTACGTCCGGCTGCTCACCCTCCCGACGAACGTCGGCCTCAACGCCGCGCTCATCTTCGGGCTCGGACCGTTCCCGGAACTGGGCGTCGTCGGCGCCGCGTGGGGCACCGTCGCCGCGACGACGCTGGCGGGGGTCGTGTTCGGGTGGGCGCTGCTGTCGGGGCGGTACACGGTCCGACTCCCGGTCGGCGGCAAGCAGTGGGACACCGAGGTCGCGCGCGAACTCGTCCGCGTGAGCCTCCCGCTGGCCGGCACCCGGCTCTCGCGGACGTTCGGTCGGTTCCCGTTCCTGTTCCTGCTGGGCGTCCTCGGAACCGAGGTCGTCGCCGCGTACGCCATCGGCCGGCGTGTGATGCTCCTCGCGTTGATGCCCGCGTGGGGCTACTCCACGGCCGCCTCGACGCTCGTCGGCCAGGCGATCGGCGCCGGCGACGACGAGGAGGCCGACGAGTACGGCTGGCAGACCCTCCGGCTCGCGCTCGTTACGCAACTGCTCATCGGCGCGCTCATCGCGCTGGCCGCCCGGCCGATCGCCGCCGCGTTCGGCTCGGAGAACCTCGAACTCACCGTCACCTTCGTCCGGGTGTTCGGGCTCGGCGTCGCCGGCTTCGCCGTCTCGCGGACGATGCGGGGCGGCCTCCGCGGCGCCGGCGACACGCGCTGGCCCTTCTACGGCGGGATCATCAGCACCTACCTCGTCCGGCTGCCGATCGCGGCGCTCGCGCTCCCGGCCGGATACGCGGCGACGCTGTTCACCGGCCCGCTCGCGGCGACCGTCGGACTCGCCCCCCTGGTCGTCCCGCTCCCGGGGATGGGACTCGGGCTCCTGGCCGTGTTCGCGGCCATCCTCGGCGACATGTACGCCCGCGCGGCCGTCAACCTCGTTCGCTACCACAGCGACGCGTGGAAGGCCGTCGCCCGCGAGTCCGGCGTCGGCGCGTCGGCGGACGCGGATTGA